In Plodia interpunctella isolate USDA-ARS_2022_Savannah chromosome 17, ilPloInte3.2, whole genome shotgun sequence, one genomic interval encodes:
- the LOC128677114 gene encoding serine/arginine repetitive matrix protein 1 isoform X4 produces METRNISRSVDHVNWWEPEHWKFRGPRSLSSVSLEGADPAEIRNGWITLPSAKARFQQKQLQEREMKIASLYEAQQARALERVRHSPSNGISSSPPHPQPPGKDREQKIASLYETQQTRALDRIRHSPGHGTDSREIVSRQPGKVRQMFEERRTKGIDKSYPLQPIHNTERTRKPIPNGFSKVSTTTRVTERRTVKNHVANSHIVKKQHKIENMVNGSGDVNHNHEADLNTMKNSMPHSNGEVVHSIDELDRDNNYLIEDETFPDALAPTPTPRSPDPQPPVRPQRRSPVPKTSPIKSKPQTVTPPRKAASENAQKPGSGSKRCNTSTSSEAGAGGAGEPCAVCGRRFAPDRLQKHQEICKKANNKKRKPFDALKHRLAGTEAENYKGTEAEPFINKLRKGATTSQTKVKPLNNNWRQKHEEFINAIRAAKQVQQHLDAGGKLSDLPPPPPSENPDYVQCPHCSRRFNQAAAERHIPKCASYQFNKPKPAAKRR; encoded by the exons ATGGAGACCCGTAATATATCTCGGTCGGTAGACCACGTGAACTGGTGGGAGCCTGAACATTGGAAATTTAGGGGTCCTAGGAGCTTGTCGTCTGTGTCTTTAGAAGGAGCAGATCCTGCGGAGATCAGAAACGGTTGGATCACTTTACCAAGCGCTAAG gCCCGTTTCCAACAGAAGCAACTTCAAGAGCGGGAGATGAAGATAGCGTCTCTATATGAGGCGCAGCAGGCCAGGGCATTGGAGAGAGTGAGACATTCCCCCAGCAACGGGATCAGCTCGTCCCCCCCACACCCTCAGCCCCCTGGCAAG GATCGAGAACAGAAGATAGCATCATTGTACGAGACGCAGCAGACGCGGGCACTGGACCGGATCAGGCATTCACCAGGCCACGGAACGGACTCCCGTGAAATTGTGTCTCGTCAACCGGGGAAG GTCCGGCAAATGTTCGAGGAGCGTCGAACCAAGGGCATAGACAAGAGCTACCCACTCCAGCCGATACACAACACAGAACGGACGCGCAAGCCAATTCCAAACGGCTTCTCTAAGGTTTCCACCACGACTAGGGTCACGGAGAGGAGAACTGTCAAGAACCATGTCGCCAACTCGCATATAGTTAAGAAACAGCAT aaaatagaaaatatggTGAACGGATCCGGCGATGTCAACCACAATCACGAAGCGGATCTAAACACTATGAAAAATTCC ATGCCTCACAGCAACGGCGAGGTGGTGCACAGTATAGACGAGCTAGACAGAGACAACAACTATCTGATAGAGGACGAGACGTTCCCGGACGCTCTCGCTCCCACACCCACTCCCAGGTCTCCAGACCCTCAGCCTCCTGTCAGACCTCAGAGAAG GAGTCCTGTACCGAAAACAAGCCCAATAAAATCCAAGCCTCAAACAGTCACACCTCCGAGGAAAGCAGCCAGTGAAAATGCG CAAAAACCCGGTTCAGGGTCGAAGCGCTGTAACACGTCGACGAGCAGCGAagcgggcgcgggcggcgcgggCGAGCCGTGCGCGGTGTGCGGCCGCCGGTTCGCGCCCGACCGGCTGCAGAAGCACCAGGAGATCTGCAAGAAGGCCAACAACAAGAAACGGAAGCCGTTTGACGCCTTGAAGCATAGGCTAGCG GGCACCGAAGCGGAAAATTATAAG GGCACAGAGGCGGAGCCGTTTATAAACAAGCTGCGCAAGGGCGCCACGACCTCGCAGACGAAGGTCAAGCCGCTGAACAATAACTGGCGACAGAAACACGAGGAGTTTATCAACGCCATCCGCGCTGCCAAGCAGGTGCAGCAGCATCTTGACGCTGGAG GCAAGCTGAGCGAcctgccgccgccgccgccgtcgGAGAACCCCGACTACGTGCAGTGCCCGCACTGCAGCCGCCGCTTCAACCAGGCGGCCGCGGAGCGCCACATCCCCAAGTGCGCCAGCTACCAGTTCAACAAGCCCAAGCCCGCCGCCAAGCGCCGGTAA
- the LOC128677114 gene encoding zinc finger C2HC domain-containing protein 1C isoform X3 encodes METRNISRSVDHVNWWEPEHWKFRGPRSLSSVSLEGADPAEIRNGWITLPSAKARFQQKQLQEREMKIASLYEAQQARALERVRHSPSNGISSSPPHPQPPGKDREQKIASLYETQQTRALDRIRHSPGHGTDSREIVSRQPGKVRQMFEERRTKGIDKSYPLQPIHNTERTRKPIPNGFSKVSTTTRVTERRTVKNHVANSHIVKKQHKIENMVNGSGDVNHNHEADLNTMKNSMPHSNGEVVHSIDELDRDNNYLIEDETFPDALAPTPTPRSPDPQPPVRPQRRSPVPKTSPIKSKPQTVTPPRKAASENAVTDIKARGAMQRGPSNPQKPGSGSKRCNTSTSSEAGAGGAGEPCAVCGRRFAPDRLQKHQEICKKANNKKRKPFDALKHRLAGTEAENYKGTEAEPFINKLRKGATTSQTKVKPLNNNWRQKHEEFINAIRAAKQVQQHLDAGGKLSDLPPPPPSENPDYVQCPHCSRRFNQAAAERHIPKCASYQFNKPKPAAKRR; translated from the exons ATGGAGACCCGTAATATATCTCGGTCGGTAGACCACGTGAACTGGTGGGAGCCTGAACATTGGAAATTTAGGGGTCCTAGGAGCTTGTCGTCTGTGTCTTTAGAAGGAGCAGATCCTGCGGAGATCAGAAACGGTTGGATCACTTTACCAAGCGCTAAG gCCCGTTTCCAACAGAAGCAACTTCAAGAGCGGGAGATGAAGATAGCGTCTCTATATGAGGCGCAGCAGGCCAGGGCATTGGAGAGAGTGAGACATTCCCCCAGCAACGGGATCAGCTCGTCCCCCCCACACCCTCAGCCCCCTGGCAAG GATCGAGAACAGAAGATAGCATCATTGTACGAGACGCAGCAGACGCGGGCACTGGACCGGATCAGGCATTCACCAGGCCACGGAACGGACTCCCGTGAAATTGTGTCTCGTCAACCGGGGAAG GTCCGGCAAATGTTCGAGGAGCGTCGAACCAAGGGCATAGACAAGAGCTACCCACTCCAGCCGATACACAACACAGAACGGACGCGCAAGCCAATTCCAAACGGCTTCTCTAAGGTTTCCACCACGACTAGGGTCACGGAGAGGAGAACTGTCAAGAACCATGTCGCCAACTCGCATATAGTTAAGAAACAGCAT aaaatagaaaatatggTGAACGGATCCGGCGATGTCAACCACAATCACGAAGCGGATCTAAACACTATGAAAAATTCC ATGCCTCACAGCAACGGCGAGGTGGTGCACAGTATAGACGAGCTAGACAGAGACAACAACTATCTGATAGAGGACGAGACGTTCCCGGACGCTCTCGCTCCCACACCCACTCCCAGGTCTCCAGACCCTCAGCCTCCTGTCAGACCTCAGAGAAG GAGTCCTGTACCGAAAACAAGCCCAATAAAATCCAAGCCTCAAACAGTCACACCTCCGAGGAAAGCAGCCAGTGAAAATGCG gTAACGGATATTAAGGCCCGGGGGGCCATGCAGAGGGGGCCTTCTAACCCT CAAAAACCCGGTTCAGGGTCGAAGCGCTGTAACACGTCGACGAGCAGCGAagcgggcgcgggcggcgcgggCGAGCCGTGCGCGGTGTGCGGCCGCCGGTTCGCGCCCGACCGGCTGCAGAAGCACCAGGAGATCTGCAAGAAGGCCAACAACAAGAAACGGAAGCCGTTTGACGCCTTGAAGCATAGGCTAGCG GGCACCGAAGCGGAAAATTATAAG GGCACAGAGGCGGAGCCGTTTATAAACAAGCTGCGCAAGGGCGCCACGACCTCGCAGACGAAGGTCAAGCCGCTGAACAATAACTGGCGACAGAAACACGAGGAGTTTATCAACGCCATCCGCGCTGCCAAGCAGGTGCAGCAGCATCTTGACGCTGGAG GCAAGCTGAGCGAcctgccgccgccgccgccgtcgGAGAACCCCGACTACGTGCAGTGCCCGCACTGCAGCCGCCGCTTCAACCAGGCGGCCGCGGAGCGCCACATCCCCAAGTGCGCCAGCTACCAGTTCAACAAGCCCAAGCCCGCCGCCAAGCGCCGGTAA
- the LOC128677114 gene encoding zinc finger C2HC domain-containing protein 1C isoform X7: MEKNGGSRLLQMQARFQQKQLQEREMKIASLYEAQQARALERVRHSPSNGISSSPPHPQPPGKDREQKIASLYETQQTRALDRIRHSPGHGTDSREIVSRQPGKVRQMFEERRTKGIDKSYPLQPIHNTERTRKPIPNGFSKVSTTTRVTERRTVKNHVANSHIVKKQHKIENMVNGSGDVNHNHEADLNTMKNSMPHSNGEVVHSIDELDRDNNYLIEDETFPDALAPTPTPRSPDPQPPVRPQRRSPVPKTSPIKSKPQTVTPPRKAASENAVTDIKARGAMQRGPSNPVVTRRQTVQKPGSGSKRCNTSTSSEAGAGGAGEPCAVCGRRFAPDRLQKHQEICKKANNKKRKPFDALKHRLAGTEAEPFINKLRKGATTSQTKVKPLNNNWRQKHEEFINAIRAAKQVQQHLDAGGKLSDLPPPPPSENPDYVQCPHCSRRFNQAAAERHIPKCASYQFNKPKPAAKRR, encoded by the exons atggaGAAGAACGGAGGATCTCGACTTCTTCAAATGCAG gCCCGTTTCCAACAGAAGCAACTTCAAGAGCGGGAGATGAAGATAGCGTCTCTATATGAGGCGCAGCAGGCCAGGGCATTGGAGAGAGTGAGACATTCCCCCAGCAACGGGATCAGCTCGTCCCCCCCACACCCTCAGCCCCCTGGCAAG GATCGAGAACAGAAGATAGCATCATTGTACGAGACGCAGCAGACGCGGGCACTGGACCGGATCAGGCATTCACCAGGCCACGGAACGGACTCCCGTGAAATTGTGTCTCGTCAACCGGGGAAG GTCCGGCAAATGTTCGAGGAGCGTCGAACCAAGGGCATAGACAAGAGCTACCCACTCCAGCCGATACACAACACAGAACGGACGCGCAAGCCAATTCCAAACGGCTTCTCTAAGGTTTCCACCACGACTAGGGTCACGGAGAGGAGAACTGTCAAGAACCATGTCGCCAACTCGCATATAGTTAAGAAACAGCAT aaaatagaaaatatggTGAACGGATCCGGCGATGTCAACCACAATCACGAAGCGGATCTAAACACTATGAAAAATTCC ATGCCTCACAGCAACGGCGAGGTGGTGCACAGTATAGACGAGCTAGACAGAGACAACAACTATCTGATAGAGGACGAGACGTTCCCGGACGCTCTCGCTCCCACACCCACTCCCAGGTCTCCAGACCCTCAGCCTCCTGTCAGACCTCAGAGAAG GAGTCCTGTACCGAAAACAAGCCCAATAAAATCCAAGCCTCAAACAGTCACACCTCCGAGGAAAGCAGCCAGTGAAAATGCG gTAACGGATATTAAGGCCCGGGGGGCCATGCAGAGGGGGCCTTCTAACCCT gtgGTAACAAGAAGGCAAACAGTG CAAAAACCCGGTTCAGGGTCGAAGCGCTGTAACACGTCGACGAGCAGCGAagcgggcgcgggcggcgcgggCGAGCCGTGCGCGGTGTGCGGCCGCCGGTTCGCGCCCGACCGGCTGCAGAAGCACCAGGAGATCTGCAAGAAGGCCAACAACAAGAAACGGAAGCCGTTTGACGCCTTGAAGCATAGGCTAGCG GGCACAGAGGCGGAGCCGTTTATAAACAAGCTGCGCAAGGGCGCCACGACCTCGCAGACGAAGGTCAAGCCGCTGAACAATAACTGGCGACAGAAACACGAGGAGTTTATCAACGCCATCCGCGCTGCCAAGCAGGTGCAGCAGCATCTTGACGCTGGAG GCAAGCTGAGCGAcctgccgccgccgccgccgtcgGAGAACCCCGACTACGTGCAGTGCCCGCACTGCAGCCGCCGCTTCAACCAGGCGGCCGCGGAGCGCCACATCCCCAAGTGCGCCAGCTACCAGTTCAACAAGCCCAAGCCCGCCGCCAAGCGCCGGTAA
- the LOC128677119 gene encoding putative ATP synthase subunit f, mitochondrial, which yields MTIGDYPKEYDASKHGPYDPARYYGKADTPFGQVKLVELPAWFARRNKSPAAFAGLCSRAYWRWQHRFMQPRKVGMAGFYQSLFACMTFFYVINYARITSHKNYKYH from the exons ATGACTATCGGGGACTACCCTAAGGAGTACGATGCATCGAAGCACGGGCCTTACGACCCTGCGCGGTACTACGGCAAGGCTGACACTCCCTTTGGCCAG GTAAAATTGGTGGAGCTCCCAGCTTGGTTCGCGCGGAGGAACAAGAGTCCCGCGGCATTTGCGGGCTTGTGTAGCCGCGCTTACTGGCGCTGGCAACACAG GTTCATGCAGCCGCGGAAGGTGGGCATGGCAGGGTTCTACCAGTCCCTGTTCGCCTGCATGACGTTCTTCTACGTCATCAACTACGCGAGGATCACCAGCCACAAGAATTACAAGTACCACTAA
- the LOC128677114 gene encoding zinc finger C2HC domain-containing protein 1C isoform X5 gives MEKNGGSRLLQMQARFQQKQLQEREMKIASLYEAQQARALERVRHSPSNGISSSPPHPQPPGKDREQKIASLYETQQTRALDRIRHSPGHGTDSREIVSRQPGKVRQMFEERRTKGIDKSYPLQPIHNTERTRKPIPNGFSKVSTTTRVTERRTVKNHVANSHIVKKQHKIENMVNGSGDVNHNHEADLNTMKNSMPHSNGEVVHSIDELDRDNNYLIEDETFPDALAPTPTPRSPDPQPPVRPQRRSPVPKTSPIKSKPQTVTPPRKAASENAVTDIKARGAMQRGPSNPVVTRRQTVQKPGSGSKRCNTSTSSEAGAGGAGEPCAVCGRRFAPDRLQKHQEICKKANNKKRKPFDALKHRLAGTEAENYKGTEAEPFINKLRKGATTSQTKVKPLNNNWRQKHEEFINAIRAAKQVQQHLDAGGKLSDLPPPPPSENPDYVQCPHCSRRFNQAAAERHIPKCASYQFNKPKPAAKRR, from the exons atggaGAAGAACGGAGGATCTCGACTTCTTCAAATGCAG gCCCGTTTCCAACAGAAGCAACTTCAAGAGCGGGAGATGAAGATAGCGTCTCTATATGAGGCGCAGCAGGCCAGGGCATTGGAGAGAGTGAGACATTCCCCCAGCAACGGGATCAGCTCGTCCCCCCCACACCCTCAGCCCCCTGGCAAG GATCGAGAACAGAAGATAGCATCATTGTACGAGACGCAGCAGACGCGGGCACTGGACCGGATCAGGCATTCACCAGGCCACGGAACGGACTCCCGTGAAATTGTGTCTCGTCAACCGGGGAAG GTCCGGCAAATGTTCGAGGAGCGTCGAACCAAGGGCATAGACAAGAGCTACCCACTCCAGCCGATACACAACACAGAACGGACGCGCAAGCCAATTCCAAACGGCTTCTCTAAGGTTTCCACCACGACTAGGGTCACGGAGAGGAGAACTGTCAAGAACCATGTCGCCAACTCGCATATAGTTAAGAAACAGCAT aaaatagaaaatatggTGAACGGATCCGGCGATGTCAACCACAATCACGAAGCGGATCTAAACACTATGAAAAATTCC ATGCCTCACAGCAACGGCGAGGTGGTGCACAGTATAGACGAGCTAGACAGAGACAACAACTATCTGATAGAGGACGAGACGTTCCCGGACGCTCTCGCTCCCACACCCACTCCCAGGTCTCCAGACCCTCAGCCTCCTGTCAGACCTCAGAGAAG GAGTCCTGTACCGAAAACAAGCCCAATAAAATCCAAGCCTCAAACAGTCACACCTCCGAGGAAAGCAGCCAGTGAAAATGCG gTAACGGATATTAAGGCCCGGGGGGCCATGCAGAGGGGGCCTTCTAACCCT gtgGTAACAAGAAGGCAAACAGTG CAAAAACCCGGTTCAGGGTCGAAGCGCTGTAACACGTCGACGAGCAGCGAagcgggcgcgggcggcgcgggCGAGCCGTGCGCGGTGTGCGGCCGCCGGTTCGCGCCCGACCGGCTGCAGAAGCACCAGGAGATCTGCAAGAAGGCCAACAACAAGAAACGGAAGCCGTTTGACGCCTTGAAGCATAGGCTAGCG GGCACCGAAGCGGAAAATTATAAG GGCACAGAGGCGGAGCCGTTTATAAACAAGCTGCGCAAGGGCGCCACGACCTCGCAGACGAAGGTCAAGCCGCTGAACAATAACTGGCGACAGAAACACGAGGAGTTTATCAACGCCATCCGCGCTGCCAAGCAGGTGCAGCAGCATCTTGACGCTGGAG GCAAGCTGAGCGAcctgccgccgccgccgccgtcgGAGAACCCCGACTACGTGCAGTGCCCGCACTGCAGCCGCCGCTTCAACCAGGCGGCCGCGGAGCGCCACATCCCCAAGTGCGCCAGCTACCAGTTCAACAAGCCCAAGCCCGCCGCCAAGCGCCGGTAA
- the LOC128677114 gene encoding serine/arginine repetitive matrix protein 1 isoform X6 codes for METRNISRSVDHVNWWEPEHWKFRGPRSLSSVSLEGADPAEIRNGWITLPSAKARFQQKQLQEREMKIASLYEAQQARALERVRHSPSNGISSSPPHPQPPGKDREQKIASLYETQQTRALDRIRHSPGHGTDSREIVSRQPGKVRQMFEERRTKGIDKSYPLQPIHNTERTRKPIPNGFSKVSTTTRVTERRTVKNHVANSHIVKKQHKIENMVNGSGDVNHNHEADLNTMKNSMPHSNGEVVHSIDELDRDNNYLIEDETFPDALAPTPTPRSPDPQPPVRPQRRSPVPKTSPIKSKPQTVTPPRKAASENAVTDIKARGAMQRGPSNPVVTRRQTVQKPGSGSKRCNTSTSSEAGAGGAGEPCAVCGRRFAPDRLQKHQEICKKANNKKRKPFDALKHRLAVTPLQHIYDETPYRTGRAQRRSRL; via the exons ATGGAGACCCGTAATATATCTCGGTCGGTAGACCACGTGAACTGGTGGGAGCCTGAACATTGGAAATTTAGGGGTCCTAGGAGCTTGTCGTCTGTGTCTTTAGAAGGAGCAGATCCTGCGGAGATCAGAAACGGTTGGATCACTTTACCAAGCGCTAAG gCCCGTTTCCAACAGAAGCAACTTCAAGAGCGGGAGATGAAGATAGCGTCTCTATATGAGGCGCAGCAGGCCAGGGCATTGGAGAGAGTGAGACATTCCCCCAGCAACGGGATCAGCTCGTCCCCCCCACACCCTCAGCCCCCTGGCAAG GATCGAGAACAGAAGATAGCATCATTGTACGAGACGCAGCAGACGCGGGCACTGGACCGGATCAGGCATTCACCAGGCCACGGAACGGACTCCCGTGAAATTGTGTCTCGTCAACCGGGGAAG GTCCGGCAAATGTTCGAGGAGCGTCGAACCAAGGGCATAGACAAGAGCTACCCACTCCAGCCGATACACAACACAGAACGGACGCGCAAGCCAATTCCAAACGGCTTCTCTAAGGTTTCCACCACGACTAGGGTCACGGAGAGGAGAACTGTCAAGAACCATGTCGCCAACTCGCATATAGTTAAGAAACAGCAT aaaatagaaaatatggTGAACGGATCCGGCGATGTCAACCACAATCACGAAGCGGATCTAAACACTATGAAAAATTCC ATGCCTCACAGCAACGGCGAGGTGGTGCACAGTATAGACGAGCTAGACAGAGACAACAACTATCTGATAGAGGACGAGACGTTCCCGGACGCTCTCGCTCCCACACCCACTCCCAGGTCTCCAGACCCTCAGCCTCCTGTCAGACCTCAGAGAAG GAGTCCTGTACCGAAAACAAGCCCAATAAAATCCAAGCCTCAAACAGTCACACCTCCGAGGAAAGCAGCCAGTGAAAATGCG gTAACGGATATTAAGGCCCGGGGGGCCATGCAGAGGGGGCCTTCTAACCCT gtgGTAACAAGAAGGCAAACAGTG CAAAAACCCGGTTCAGGGTCGAAGCGCTGTAACACGTCGACGAGCAGCGAagcgggcgcgggcggcgcgggCGAGCCGTGCGCGGTGTGCGGCCGCCGGTTCGCGCCCGACCGGCTGCAGAAGCACCAGGAGATCTGCAAGAAGGCCAACAACAAGAAACGGAAGCCGTTTGACGCCTTGAAGCATAGGCTAGCG GTAACTCCGCTTCAACACATTTATGACGAGACTCCATATCGAACTGGCAGGGCACAGAGGCGGAGCCGTTTATAA
- the LOC128677114 gene encoding zinc finger C2HC domain-containing protein 1C isoform X1, which translates to METRNISRSVDHVNWWEPEHWKFRGPRSLSSVSLEGADPAEIRNGWITLPSAKARFQQKQLQEREMKIASLYEAQQARALERVRHSPSNGISSSPPHPQPPGKDREQKIASLYETQQTRALDRIRHSPGHGTDSREIVSRQPGKVRQMFEERRTKGIDKSYPLQPIHNTERTRKPIPNGFSKVSTTTRVTERRTVKNHVANSHIVKKQHKIENMVNGSGDVNHNHEADLNTMKNSMPHSNGEVVHSIDELDRDNNYLIEDETFPDALAPTPTPRSPDPQPPVRPQRRSPVPKTSPIKSKPQTVTPPRKAASENAVTDIKARGAMQRGPSNPVVTRRQTVQKPGSGSKRCNTSTSSEAGAGGAGEPCAVCGRRFAPDRLQKHQEICKKANNKKRKPFDALKHRLAGTEAENYKGTEAEPFINKLRKGATTSQTKVKPLNNNWRQKHEEFINAIRAAKQVQQHLDAGGKLSDLPPPPPSENPDYVQCPHCSRRFNQAAAERHIPKCASYQFNKPKPAAKRR; encoded by the exons ATGGAGACCCGTAATATATCTCGGTCGGTAGACCACGTGAACTGGTGGGAGCCTGAACATTGGAAATTTAGGGGTCCTAGGAGCTTGTCGTCTGTGTCTTTAGAAGGAGCAGATCCTGCGGAGATCAGAAACGGTTGGATCACTTTACCAAGCGCTAAG gCCCGTTTCCAACAGAAGCAACTTCAAGAGCGGGAGATGAAGATAGCGTCTCTATATGAGGCGCAGCAGGCCAGGGCATTGGAGAGAGTGAGACATTCCCCCAGCAACGGGATCAGCTCGTCCCCCCCACACCCTCAGCCCCCTGGCAAG GATCGAGAACAGAAGATAGCATCATTGTACGAGACGCAGCAGACGCGGGCACTGGACCGGATCAGGCATTCACCAGGCCACGGAACGGACTCCCGTGAAATTGTGTCTCGTCAACCGGGGAAG GTCCGGCAAATGTTCGAGGAGCGTCGAACCAAGGGCATAGACAAGAGCTACCCACTCCAGCCGATACACAACACAGAACGGACGCGCAAGCCAATTCCAAACGGCTTCTCTAAGGTTTCCACCACGACTAGGGTCACGGAGAGGAGAACTGTCAAGAACCATGTCGCCAACTCGCATATAGTTAAGAAACAGCAT aaaatagaaaatatggTGAACGGATCCGGCGATGTCAACCACAATCACGAAGCGGATCTAAACACTATGAAAAATTCC ATGCCTCACAGCAACGGCGAGGTGGTGCACAGTATAGACGAGCTAGACAGAGACAACAACTATCTGATAGAGGACGAGACGTTCCCGGACGCTCTCGCTCCCACACCCACTCCCAGGTCTCCAGACCCTCAGCCTCCTGTCAGACCTCAGAGAAG GAGTCCTGTACCGAAAACAAGCCCAATAAAATCCAAGCCTCAAACAGTCACACCTCCGAGGAAAGCAGCCAGTGAAAATGCG gTAACGGATATTAAGGCCCGGGGGGCCATGCAGAGGGGGCCTTCTAACCCT gtgGTAACAAGAAGGCAAACAGTG CAAAAACCCGGTTCAGGGTCGAAGCGCTGTAACACGTCGACGAGCAGCGAagcgggcgcgggcggcgcgggCGAGCCGTGCGCGGTGTGCGGCCGCCGGTTCGCGCCCGACCGGCTGCAGAAGCACCAGGAGATCTGCAAGAAGGCCAACAACAAGAAACGGAAGCCGTTTGACGCCTTGAAGCATAGGCTAGCG GGCACCGAAGCGGAAAATTATAAG GGCACAGAGGCGGAGCCGTTTATAAACAAGCTGCGCAAGGGCGCCACGACCTCGCAGACGAAGGTCAAGCCGCTGAACAATAACTGGCGACAGAAACACGAGGAGTTTATCAACGCCATCCGCGCTGCCAAGCAGGTGCAGCAGCATCTTGACGCTGGAG GCAAGCTGAGCGAcctgccgccgccgccgccgtcgGAGAACCCCGACTACGTGCAGTGCCCGCACTGCAGCCGCCGCTTCAACCAGGCGGCCGCGGAGCGCCACATCCCCAAGTGCGCCAGCTACCAGTTCAACAAGCCCAAGCCCGCCGCCAAGCGCCGGTAA
- the LOC128677114 gene encoding zinc finger C2HC domain-containing protein 1C isoform X2 has product METRNISRSVDHVNWWEPEHWKFRGPRSLSSVSLEGADPAEIRNGWITLPSAKARFQQKQLQEREMKIASLYEAQQARALERVRHSPSNGISSSPPHPQPPGKDREQKIASLYETQQTRALDRIRHSPGHGTDSREIVSRQPGKVRQMFEERRTKGIDKSYPLQPIHNTERTRKPIPNGFSKVSTTTRVTERRTVKNHVANSHIVKKQHKIENMVNGSGDVNHNHEADLNTMKNSMPHSNGEVVHSIDELDRDNNYLIEDETFPDALAPTPTPRSPDPQPPVRPQRRSPVPKTSPIKSKPQTVTPPRKAASENAVTDIKARGAMQRGPSNPVVTRRQTVQKPGSGSKRCNTSTSSEAGAGGAGEPCAVCGRRFAPDRLQKHQEICKKANNKKRKPFDALKHRLAGTEAEPFINKLRKGATTSQTKVKPLNNNWRQKHEEFINAIRAAKQVQQHLDAGGKLSDLPPPPPSENPDYVQCPHCSRRFNQAAAERHIPKCASYQFNKPKPAAKRR; this is encoded by the exons ATGGAGACCCGTAATATATCTCGGTCGGTAGACCACGTGAACTGGTGGGAGCCTGAACATTGGAAATTTAGGGGTCCTAGGAGCTTGTCGTCTGTGTCTTTAGAAGGAGCAGATCCTGCGGAGATCAGAAACGGTTGGATCACTTTACCAAGCGCTAAG gCCCGTTTCCAACAGAAGCAACTTCAAGAGCGGGAGATGAAGATAGCGTCTCTATATGAGGCGCAGCAGGCCAGGGCATTGGAGAGAGTGAGACATTCCCCCAGCAACGGGATCAGCTCGTCCCCCCCACACCCTCAGCCCCCTGGCAAG GATCGAGAACAGAAGATAGCATCATTGTACGAGACGCAGCAGACGCGGGCACTGGACCGGATCAGGCATTCACCAGGCCACGGAACGGACTCCCGTGAAATTGTGTCTCGTCAACCGGGGAAG GTCCGGCAAATGTTCGAGGAGCGTCGAACCAAGGGCATAGACAAGAGCTACCCACTCCAGCCGATACACAACACAGAACGGACGCGCAAGCCAATTCCAAACGGCTTCTCTAAGGTTTCCACCACGACTAGGGTCACGGAGAGGAGAACTGTCAAGAACCATGTCGCCAACTCGCATATAGTTAAGAAACAGCAT aaaatagaaaatatggTGAACGGATCCGGCGATGTCAACCACAATCACGAAGCGGATCTAAACACTATGAAAAATTCC ATGCCTCACAGCAACGGCGAGGTGGTGCACAGTATAGACGAGCTAGACAGAGACAACAACTATCTGATAGAGGACGAGACGTTCCCGGACGCTCTCGCTCCCACACCCACTCCCAGGTCTCCAGACCCTCAGCCTCCTGTCAGACCTCAGAGAAG GAGTCCTGTACCGAAAACAAGCCCAATAAAATCCAAGCCTCAAACAGTCACACCTCCGAGGAAAGCAGCCAGTGAAAATGCG gTAACGGATATTAAGGCCCGGGGGGCCATGCAGAGGGGGCCTTCTAACCCT gtgGTAACAAGAAGGCAAACAGTG CAAAAACCCGGTTCAGGGTCGAAGCGCTGTAACACGTCGACGAGCAGCGAagcgggcgcgggcggcgcgggCGAGCCGTGCGCGGTGTGCGGCCGCCGGTTCGCGCCCGACCGGCTGCAGAAGCACCAGGAGATCTGCAAGAAGGCCAACAACAAGAAACGGAAGCCGTTTGACGCCTTGAAGCATAGGCTAGCG GGCACAGAGGCGGAGCCGTTTATAAACAAGCTGCGCAAGGGCGCCACGACCTCGCAGACGAAGGTCAAGCCGCTGAACAATAACTGGCGACAGAAACACGAGGAGTTTATCAACGCCATCCGCGCTGCCAAGCAGGTGCAGCAGCATCTTGACGCTGGAG GCAAGCTGAGCGAcctgccgccgccgccgccgtcgGAGAACCCCGACTACGTGCAGTGCCCGCACTGCAGCCGCCGCTTCAACCAGGCGGCCGCGGAGCGCCACATCCCCAAGTGCGCCAGCTACCAGTTCAACAAGCCCAAGCCCGCCGCCAAGCGCCGGTAA